GACGCCGTACGTTCTTCCTCCAGGCCATCGCAGGCTCCCGGGTGACCAGCGTGGCTCTGGAGAAGACCCAGGTGGCCGCGCTCGCCGAGCGCATGGACGAACTGCTCGACGAGGTCGTACGGCGTAGCGGCGGCAGCGCCGCCGTCCCCGCCATGGCGCCCTCCGAGGTCGCCGACACCGCCCCGCTCGAGACCCCCATCGAGGAGGAGTTCCGCGTCGGCACCATGGCCCTTGCCTGGGACGGCGAGGAGCAGCGCATGATCGTCGAGGCGCAGGCCCTGGTGGAGCTGGACGCCGACACCGAGGAGGACCTCGCCGAGGCCGAGGAGCGGCTGCTCCAGGACGAGGAGAACGGGCCCCCGATGCTGCGGGTCCGGCTGACCGGCGCGCAGGCACGGGCCTTCGCCAAGCGCGCCCTCGACGTCGTCAACGCCGGGCGGCCGCCGTGTCCGCTGTGCAGCCTCCCGCTCGACCCGGAAGGACACGTATGTCCGCGCCAGAACGGATACCGCCGCGGAGCGTGACGCCCACCGAGACCGGAGCCGGCTCGGCCACCGCCGAGCTGCTCGCGCGGGGTGAGCTGACCGTGCGCGGCCGGATCCGCGAGGCGTCCAACGCCGCGCTGTTCTGCACCCTCGCCCTCGACGGCCGGGAAGCCTCCTGCATCTACAAGCCGGTGGCCGGGGAGCGCCCGCTGTGGGACTTCCCCGACGGCACCCTGGCCGGCCGCGAGGTGGCCGCCTACGAGGTCTCC
Above is a genomic segment from Streptomyces fodineus containing:
- a CDS encoding DUF3090 domain-containing protein: MSRQVFLYDPPDRFVAGTVGLPGRRTFFLQAIAGSRVTSVALEKTQVAALAERMDELLDEVVRRSGGSAAVPAMAPSEVADTAPLETPIEEEFRVGTMALAWDGEEQRMIVEAQALVELDADTEEDLAEAEERLLQDEENGPPMLRVRLTGAQARAFAKRALDVVNAGRPPCPLCSLPLDPEGHVCPRQNGYRRGA